A region from the Microcella frigidaquae genome encodes:
- the smpB gene encoding SsrA-binding protein SmpB — translation MPKEKGEKVVATNRKARHDYTIEDTYEAGLVLSGTEVKSLRLGRASLVDGYGYIDGGEAWLDAVHIPEYTQGTWTNHPPRRKRKMLLHKAQIIKISQKVKEGGYTLVPLRIYFSDGRAKVELAVAKGKKEYDKRHALRERQDKREADRAMRTRNRMGE, via the coding sequence GTGCCGAAGGAAAAGGGCGAGAAGGTCGTCGCGACCAACCGCAAGGCGCGGCACGACTACACGATCGAAGACACCTACGAGGCCGGACTCGTTCTGAGCGGCACCGAGGTGAAGTCGCTGCGCCTGGGGCGCGCGAGCCTCGTCGACGGCTACGGCTACATCGACGGTGGCGAGGCCTGGCTCGACGCCGTGCATATCCCCGAGTACACGCAGGGCACCTGGACCAACCACCCGCCCCGCCGCAAGCGCAAGATGCTGCTGCACAAGGCCCAGATCATCAAGATCAGCCAGAAGGTGAAAGAGGGCGGTTACACGCTCGTTCCCCTGCGCATCTACTTCAGCGACGGCCGGGCCAAAGTCGAGCTCGCGGTGGCGAAGGGCAAGAAGGAGTACGACAAGCGGCACGCGCTGCGCGAGCGGCAGGACAAGCGCGAGGCCGACCGCGCCATGCGCACCCGCAACCGGATGGGCGAGTAG
- a CDS encoding NAD(P)-dependent alcohol dehydrogenase: MTTTTASATMTALTQHAYGGTEVLRLDRVPTPTPTAAQVLVRVLAVSPDSGTIHLMKGDPFAVRLALGLRRPRQAVIGLAYAGIIEQVGATVQGLAVGDRVAGTAWGAFAELVVADPSKLARIPDSVSMTDAATLPVSASTALQAVRDAARVAPGQEVLVIGAGGGVGSFMTQLAVAAGARVTGLASAAKAEFVRSLGAERVIDYRAVSDPRAWGRFDVVIDAADGRALHVLRRALTERGTLAIVGADNAGGPLLRGSDRQLRALLVNPWVRHRLVPVMQRENGDDLAELLAMLADGTLRAAIDEVVPLDRATDTIDRLARQQTRGKSVIELAREPISR; encoded by the coding sequence ATGACAACCACCACCGCATCCGCCACGATGACCGCCCTGACCCAGCACGCGTACGGCGGAACCGAGGTGCTGCGCCTCGACCGGGTTCCGACCCCCACGCCGACGGCCGCGCAGGTACTCGTGCGCGTCCTGGCCGTGAGCCCCGACTCGGGCACGATCCACCTCATGAAGGGGGACCCCTTCGCCGTGCGTCTCGCTCTCGGGCTCCGGCGTCCGCGCCAGGCCGTCATCGGGCTTGCCTACGCCGGCATCATCGAGCAGGTCGGCGCGACCGTGCAGGGCCTGGCGGTCGGCGACCGCGTGGCCGGAACCGCCTGGGGTGCTTTCGCCGAGCTCGTCGTGGCCGACCCGTCGAAGCTCGCCCGCATCCCCGACAGTGTCTCGATGACCGACGCCGCGACGCTGCCCGTCTCCGCGAGCACCGCCCTGCAGGCCGTGCGCGACGCGGCGCGCGTCGCACCCGGGCAGGAGGTGCTCGTGATCGGCGCCGGTGGCGGCGTGGGCTCGTTCATGACCCAGCTCGCCGTCGCGGCCGGCGCCCGCGTCACGGGCCTCGCCAGCGCGGCCAAGGCCGAGTTCGTGCGCTCGCTCGGAGCCGAGCGCGTGATCGACTACCGCGCGGTTTCCGACCCGCGCGCGTGGGGGCGCTTCGACGTCGTGATCGACGCCGCCGACGGTCGCGCCCTGCACGTGCTGCGTCGGGCGCTCACCGAGCGCGGCACCCTCGCGATCGTCGGTGCTGACAACGCCGGCGGCCCGTTGCTGCGGGGAAGCGACCGGCAGCTGCGCGCGCTGCTGGTGAACCCGTGGGTGCGCCACCGGCTCGTCCCGGTGATGCAGCGCGAGAACGGCGACGACCTCGCCGAGCTGCTCGCCATGCTGGCCGACGGCACGCTCCGCGCCGCCATCGACGAGGTCGTGCCGCTCGACCGCGCGACGGACACGATCGACCGACTCGCCCGTCAGCAGACGCGGGGCAAGTCCGTCATCGAGCTCGCGCGCGAGCCGATCAGTCGGTGA
- the ftsX gene encoding permease-like cell division protein FtsX, with product MRLGLVLTEVGQGLRRNLSMVISVVLVTFISLTFVGAAVLLQMQITQMKSYWFDRAQVAVYLCTEFSTVGGCDQQAATPDQVALVQAQLESETLAPFIDTFYFETQEEAFERFQDQFAGQAVADLITPELLPQAFWVNLVDPTQSDILVDALGGLVGVESIVDQRSYLEQIFAILNAASFTAIGIAALMLVAAALLIATTIRLSAFSRRREIGIMRLVGASNRFIQTPFIIEGVVAALIGSVLAGLAVVGIVQFFVQGYLAQTLPLTSFVGLQDALLVVPILLAAGAVLAALSANVAITRYLRV from the coding sequence GTGAGGCTCGGACTCGTTCTCACTGAGGTCGGCCAGGGTCTGCGCCGCAACCTCAGCATGGTCATCTCGGTCGTGCTCGTCACCTTCATCTCGCTGACCTTCGTCGGTGCGGCGGTGCTGCTGCAGATGCAGATCACGCAGATGAAGTCGTACTGGTTCGACCGCGCCCAGGTCGCCGTGTACCTGTGCACCGAGTTCTCGACCGTCGGCGGGTGCGACCAGCAGGCGGCGACGCCCGACCAGGTGGCGCTCGTGCAGGCGCAGCTCGAGAGCGAGACGCTCGCGCCGTTCATCGACACTTTCTACTTCGAGACCCAGGAGGAGGCCTTCGAGCGCTTCCAGGACCAGTTCGCCGGCCAGGCGGTCGCCGACCTCATCACGCCCGAGCTGCTGCCACAGGCATTCTGGGTGAACCTCGTCGACCCGACGCAGAGCGATATCCTCGTCGACGCCCTCGGCGGACTCGTCGGTGTCGAGAGCATCGTCGACCAGCGCAGCTACCTCGAGCAGATCTTCGCGATCCTCAACGCCGCGAGCTTCACCGCCATCGGCATCGCGGCCCTCATGCTCGTCGCCGCCGCCCTGCTCATCGCGACGACCATCCGACTGAGCGCGTTCTCCCGCAGGCGCGAGATCGGCATCATGCGCCTGGTCGGCGCCTCGAACCGGTTCATCCAGACCCCGTTCATCATCGAGGGCGTCGTCGCCGCGCTCATCGGCTCGGTGCTCGCCGGGCTCGCCGTCGTCGGCATCGTGCAGTTTTTCGTGCAGGGCTACCTCGCGCAGACGCTGCCGCTGACCTCGTTCGTCGGGCTGCAGGATGCCCTGCTCGTGGTGCCCATCCTGCTGGCCGCGGGGGCCGTGCTCGCGGCACTCTCGGCGAACGTCGCCATCACCCGCTACCTGCGCGTCTAG
- a CDS encoding glycosyltransferase yields the protein MTASGVRLAMIVRNEEAIIERLITSVLPHIDSWRIIDTGSTDGTVARIEAALAGLPGELRVSEWVDFGHNRSELVAWATVGAEWLLLLDADMTIDADDDLGEQLAAVTADAALVPVGGGVSYRMPYLVRGGRPWHYAGRTHEYLTSSEPYTTTWFDGLRITHIADGSSHRVKLERDVELLGLDLLDNPDSARTVFYLAQTYRDAGEHQLALEHYQRRAAMGGWEEEVFWSLYQAALIEEKTASPTAGDAFIRAWDARPERAEPLYRLARRHRLLRQHHAAWLYASAAAALEHPADSLFVEAEIYRWGAAFERADAAWRLGHLDLARTEADRILALDGIPDEYRTHLAKIRHAVAPGDSLPTRAARD from the coding sequence GTGACCGCCAGCGGCGTGCGCCTGGCGATGATCGTGCGCAACGAAGAAGCCATCATCGAGCGTCTGATCACGTCAGTCCTCCCGCATATCGACTCCTGGCGCATCATCGACACCGGCTCGACCGACGGCACTGTCGCACGCATCGAGGCAGCGCTCGCCGGACTGCCGGGCGAGCTTCGCGTGAGCGAATGGGTCGACTTCGGCCACAACCGATCGGAGCTCGTCGCATGGGCAACCGTGGGAGCCGAATGGCTGCTGCTGCTCGACGCCGACATGACGATCGACGCCGACGACGACCTCGGTGAACAGCTCGCCGCGGTCACGGCCGACGCCGCTCTTGTTCCCGTCGGCGGAGGGGTGTCGTACCGCATGCCCTACCTCGTGCGCGGCGGTCGCCCGTGGCACTATGCCGGGCGCACGCACGAGTACCTGACGAGCTCCGAGCCGTACACCACCACCTGGTTCGACGGCCTGCGCATCACCCATATCGCCGACGGCTCGTCGCACCGGGTCAAGCTCGAGCGCGATGTCGAGCTGCTGGGTCTCGACCTGCTCGACAACCCCGACTCAGCTCGCACCGTGTTCTACCTCGCCCAGACCTACCGCGACGCCGGGGAGCACCAGCTCGCCCTCGAGCACTACCAGCGACGCGCCGCCATGGGTGGCTGGGAGGAAGAAGTCTTCTGGTCGCTCTACCAAGCTGCCCTCATCGAGGAGAAGACCGCATCACCGACGGCAGGCGACGCCTTCATCCGGGCGTGGGATGCCCGCCCGGAGCGGGCCGAACCCCTCTACCGCCTCGCCCGCCGCCATCGGCTGCTCCGCCAGCACCACGCCGCGTGGCTCTATGCGAGCGCGGCCGCCGCGCTCGAGCATCCCGCTGACTCGCTCTTCGTCGAGGCCGAGATCTACCGCTGGGGTGCAGCCTTCGAGCGCGCCGATGCGGCGTGGCGGCTCGGACACCTCGACCTCGCGCGCACCGAGGCCGATCGCATACTTGCCCTCGATGGCATTCCGGACGAGTACCGAACGCATCTGGCCAAGATCCGACATGCTGTCGCTCCGGGCGACTCCCTTCCCACGCGCGCCGCCCGCGACTAG
- a CDS encoding SDR family NAD(P)-dependent oxidoreductase yields MTDLAGASIIVLGATGGLGREFARQLADAGARLTLTGRSMLALDDLDIPGAALIPADLTDAGEAEKVVAAAITAHGRLDGVIVASGAVAFGPLAETADATLEGLWAINVLAPLRVLRAATPALAASAADGGSPFVVSISGVVAETPTAGIGAYSAVKAAQAAAHQVAARELRRSGIRVMDARPGHTETDLSRHPLAGERPAFPVGYAPAAVVSRILDGVRAGEKDLPSSAFQGLPTASI; encoded by the coding sequence ATGACCGACCTCGCGGGTGCATCCATCATCGTTCTCGGCGCGACCGGCGGCCTCGGCCGCGAGTTCGCCCGGCAGCTCGCCGACGCGGGCGCCCGGCTCACCCTCACCGGCCGCTCGATGCTCGCCCTCGACGACCTCGACATTCCGGGTGCCGCGCTGATCCCCGCCGATCTCACCGATGCGGGCGAGGCCGAGAAGGTCGTCGCCGCCGCGATCACCGCGCACGGTCGGCTCGACGGCGTCATCGTCGCCTCGGGTGCCGTTGCCTTCGGCCCGCTCGCGGAGACCGCCGACGCCACCCTCGAGGGACTCTGGGCGATCAACGTGCTCGCCCCGCTGCGCGTGCTGCGTGCCGCGACCCCGGCGCTCGCCGCGAGCGCCGCCGACGGCGGCTCGCCGTTCGTCGTCTCGATCAGCGGCGTGGTGGCCGAGACCCCCACCGCCGGCATCGGCGCCTACAGCGCGGTCAAGGCCGCCCAGGCCGCGGCGCACCAGGTGGCCGCCCGCGAGCTGCGCCGCTCGGGCATCCGCGTCATGGATGCTCGCCCCGGCCACACCGAGACCGACCTGTCACGGCACCCGCTGGCCGGTGAGCGCCCCGCGTTCCCGGTCGGCTACGCGCCCGCCGCCGTCGTCAGCCGCATCCTCGACGGCGTGCGTGCTGGCGAGAAAGACCTGCCGTCGAGCGCGTTCCAGGGCCTGCCGACCGCGAGCATCTAG
- a CDS encoding helix-turn-helix transcriptional regulator → MVKPTRVTNSIRALRFAAGELTQAELAERVGVTRQTIIAIEQGKYSPSLEIAFQIAHALGVRLDEVFSYPLSPTIAAARDGASTAGDPE, encoded by the coding sequence ATGGTGAAGCCGACCAGGGTGACCAACAGCATCCGCGCCCTGCGGTTCGCCGCCGGCGAGCTGACCCAGGCTGAGCTCGCCGAGCGGGTCGGCGTCACCCGGCAGACCATCATCGCCATCGAGCAGGGCAAGTACTCGCCCTCGCTCGAGATCGCCTTCCAGATCGCGCACGCCCTCGGCGTGCGACTCGACGAGGTGTTCAGCTACCCCCTCAGCCCCACCATCGCAGCCGCTCGCGACGGTGCCTCGACCGCAGGAGACCCGGAATGA
- a CDS encoding VOC family protein has translation MVSISIVEIPARDLERARAFYAHVFAVDLELSEVDGQRMVFFPTADEQATGLALTEGEDYVPSSEGIRLYLTVDDLESVLARAVEAGGQIAAEVEAVEGWGRYAAFRDLEGTVVGVTQP, from the coding sequence ATGGTGAGCATCAGCATCGTCGAGATCCCCGCCCGCGACCTCGAGCGCGCCCGCGCCTTCTACGCGCACGTCTTCGCCGTCGACCTCGAACTGTCGGAGGTGGACGGCCAGCGCATGGTCTTCTTCCCGACCGCTGATGAGCAGGCGACCGGGCTGGCCCTGACCGAGGGCGAGGACTATGTGCCGAGCAGCGAGGGGATCCGCCTCTACCTGACCGTCGACGACCTCGAGAGTGTTCTGGCGCGGGCCGTCGAGGCTGGTGGGCAGATCGCCGCGGAGGTCGAGGCCGTCGAGGGCTGGGGGCGCTACGCGGCCTTCCGCGACCTCGAGGGCACGGTGGTCGGGGTGACGCAGCCCTAG
- a CDS encoding EamA family transporter encodes MSLRHSLLALLVVVIWGANFVVIDAGQADVPPLLFLALRFLVVCVPAVFFLKPPGIGWRQLLLVGGFLSLGQFALLYLALALGMPPGLASLLLQTQVMFSLAVAAVVLRERPTRRQLVGVLIGMAGLAVVITAHTQAAPLLPLVVTLGAALAWSIGNVLARRAQATSGLSLVVWSGLVVPLPAFALSLIVDSPPVVWEALTSLSWVAVGSTVYTAVFASLIGYGIWNSLLARYPTSAVVPFTLLVPVVGILTAWLVQGEVPAVAELVGGAVMLAGLAAAVLRPRRAVPPAPLAPKGKKVKKT; translated from the coding sequence GTGAGCCTGCGCCACAGCCTGCTGGCGCTGCTCGTCGTCGTCATCTGGGGCGCGAACTTCGTCGTCATCGATGCGGGCCAGGCGGATGTCCCTCCGCTCCTCTTCCTCGCCCTGCGCTTCCTCGTGGTGTGCGTCCCCGCCGTCTTCTTCCTGAAGCCGCCCGGCATCGGCTGGCGTCAGCTGCTGCTCGTCGGCGGCTTCCTGAGCCTCGGCCAGTTCGCGCTGCTGTACCTCGCCCTCGCGCTCGGGATGCCGCCGGGCCTGGCCTCGCTGCTGCTGCAGACGCAGGTCATGTTTTCGCTGGCGGTCGCGGCCGTCGTGCTGCGCGAGCGCCCGACCCGGCGTCAGCTCGTCGGCGTGCTGATCGGCATGGCCGGGCTCGCGGTCGTGATCACCGCGCACACGCAGGCGGCACCGCTGCTGCCCCTCGTCGTCACCCTCGGAGCCGCCCTCGCGTGGTCGATCGGCAACGTGCTCGCCCGGCGGGCGCAGGCGACGTCAGGGCTGTCGCTGGTCGTGTGGTCGGGGCTCGTCGTCCCCCTGCCGGCATTCGCGCTCTCCCTCATCGTCGATTCGCCTCCGGTGGTCTGGGAGGCGCTGACGAGCCTGTCGTGGGTGGCGGTCGGCAGCACGGTCTACACGGCGGTCTTCGCGAGCCTCATCGGCTACGGCATCTGGAACTCGCTGCTCGCGCGCTACCCCACGAGCGCGGTCGTGCCCTTCACGCTGCTCGTGCCCGTGGTGGGCATCCTGACCGCGTGGCTCGTGCAGGGTGAGGTGCCGGCCGTGGCTGAGCTTGTGGGCGGGGCCGTGATGCTCGCCGGTCTGGCGGCGGCGGTGCTGCGGCCGCGCCGCGCAGTGCCGCCCGCGCCGCTCGCGCCGAAAGGGAAAAAAGTCAAGAAAACTTGA
- a CDS encoding inositol monophosphatase family protein, producing MTDLEADLAADLSLALSLAERADAVSLARFRSVDLHVSTKPDRTPVTDADQAVERVIREGLASERPDDGILGEEYGTAVGTGAGTRRQWIIDPIDGTANFLRGVPIWGTLIALAVDRVPVVGVVSAPALGQRWWGARGLGAHAAANGAAPRRLRVSGVAALGDAVLSYNSLPGWDEAGRLEQIIGLTRSVWRARAIGDMWSYMLVAEGAIDIAGEFDLQPYDMAALQPIVEEAGGRFSSVDGEAGPWHGSALATNGLLHDEVVHRLRP from the coding sequence GTGACCGACCTCGAGGCCGATCTCGCGGCCGACCTCTCCCTCGCGTTGAGCCTCGCGGAGCGGGCGGACGCCGTCTCGCTCGCGCGGTTCCGCTCGGTCGACCTGCACGTCAGCACGAAGCCCGACCGCACACCGGTGACGGATGCCGATCAGGCGGTCGAACGGGTGATCCGCGAGGGTCTCGCGAGCGAGCGCCCCGACGACGGCATCCTCGGTGAGGAGTACGGCACGGCAGTCGGCACCGGTGCCGGCACCCGCCGGCAGTGGATCATCGACCCGATCGACGGCACCGCGAACTTCCTGCGGGGGGTGCCGATCTGGGGCACGCTCATCGCCCTCGCGGTCGACCGGGTGCCCGTCGTCGGCGTGGTCAGCGCGCCCGCACTCGGGCAGCGCTGGTGGGGAGCCCGCGGGCTCGGCGCCCACGCGGCCGCGAACGGCGCCGCTCCGCGCCGCTTGCGGGTGAGCGGCGTCGCCGCGCTCGGGGATGCGGTGCTCAGCTACAACAGCCTCCCCGGCTGGGACGAGGCCGGGCGCCTCGAGCAGATCATCGGCCTCACCCGCTCTGTCTGGCGTGCCCGCGCGATCGGCGACATGTGGTCGTACATGCTCGTCGCCGAGGGTGCTATCGACATCGCGGGCGAGTTCGACCTGCAGCCCTACGACATGGCGGCGCTGCAGCCGATCGTCGAAGAGGCCGGCGGCCGGTTCAGCTCGGTCGACGGCGAGGCCGGGCCCTGGCACGGCAGTGCCCTCGCGACCAACGGGCTGCTGCACGACGAGGTGGTGCACCGCCTGCGCCCCTGA
- a CDS encoding YccF domain-containing protein yields MRTLLNIIWLVLSGFWLFLGYAAAALVMFILIVTIPWGIAAWRIGVYSLWPFGKTIVDKPNAGVWSVLGNIIWVILAGWWLALAHITSAIALAITIIGIPFAWANLKMVPVALLPLGKDIVDQP; encoded by the coding sequence ATGCGCACCCTCCTCAACATCATCTGGCTCGTGCTCTCGGGGTTCTGGCTGTTCCTCGGTTACGCGGCAGCGGCCCTCGTGATGTTCATCCTCATCGTCACGATCCCGTGGGGCATCGCCGCGTGGCGCATCGGCGTCTACTCGCTCTGGCCCTTCGGCAAGACGATCGTCGACAAGCCGAACGCCGGAGTGTGGTCGGTGCTCGGCAACATCATCTGGGTGATCCTCGCCGGCTGGTGGCTCGCGCTCGCGCACATCACCTCCGCGATCGCCCTGGCCATCACGATCATCGGCATCCCGTTCGCCTGGGCGAACCTCAAGATGGTGCCGGTGGCTCTGCTGCCCCTGGGCAAGGACATCGTCGACCAGCCGTGA
- a CDS encoding septum formation family protein — translation MTTDTRAPWMRALSLVAVTTAGLTLAGCSLLPTFGGGTATRDDSGEVVEGNDSTDVFTLQVGDCLNDATASETVETIPTVPCSEPHDSEIYASYILPGDTFPGSDAVIEQADAACLEAFPGFVGIDYSDSIYYYSYYFPTEGSWANGDREVLCTIYDEAGQVTGSLENIGR, via the coding sequence GTGACCACCGACACCCGTGCCCCCTGGATGCGCGCCCTCTCCCTCGTCGCCGTCACGACGGCGGGCCTCACTCTCGCCGGCTGCAGCCTCCTGCCGACCTTCGGCGGCGGCACCGCCACCCGCGATGACAGCGGGGAGGTCGTCGAGGGCAACGACAGCACCGACGTCTTCACCCTCCAGGTCGGCGACTGCCTCAACGACGCCACCGCGTCGGAGACCGTCGAGACGATCCCGACCGTGCCGTGCTCCGAGCCGCACGACAGCGAGATCTACGCCTCGTACATCCTCCCCGGCGACACCTTCCCCGGCAGCGACGCGGTGATCGAGCAGGCCGACGCGGCGTGCCTCGAGGCATTCCCCGGCTTCGTCGGCATCGACTACTCCGACTCGATCTACTACTACAGCTACTACTTCCCGACCGAGGGCAGCTGGGCCAACGGCGACCGCGAGGTGCTGTGCACCATCTACGACGAGGCGGGCCAGGTCACCGGCTCGCTCGAGAACATCGGGCGCTGA
- a CDS encoding SIMPL domain-containing protein: MTDLTLTVHGSARAELAPERATVRFTVASDGPERDAVLEAARAALGRTTAALESHAAGSAIEWSVDQLTVTAQRPWTNDGSQAPLVHRASAQGRALTPSDAAAVLVDALVGEPLLTVDGIEWTLTDASLAAARADVRAQAVADAVEAAETLASAVGRPSIRVTALADPGMLDGGSNGGGPQPRFEKAMAMAADAGGGFTLQPQAIVVEAAVDARFTAE, encoded by the coding sequence ATGACCGACCTCACCCTCACCGTGCACGGCAGCGCCCGGGCCGAGCTCGCCCCGGAGCGCGCGACCGTGCGGTTCACCGTGGCGAGCGACGGCCCTGAGCGGGATGCGGTGCTCGAAGCCGCGCGCGCGGCCCTCGGCCGCACCACCGCGGCGCTCGAGTCGCACGCCGCCGGCTCCGCGATCGAGTGGTCGGTAGACCAGCTCACCGTGACCGCCCAGCGCCCCTGGACCAACGACGGCAGCCAGGCGCCGCTCGTGCACCGCGCGAGCGCGCAGGGGCGTGCACTGACGCCGAGCGACGCGGCGGCCGTACTCGTCGACGCGCTCGTCGGGGAGCCCCTGCTGACGGTCGACGGCATCGAGTGGACGCTCACCGACGCGAGCCTCGCGGCGGCCCGGGCCGACGTGCGGGCCCAGGCGGTCGCCGACGCGGTCGAGGCCGCGGAGACGCTGGCTTCCGCGGTGGGGCGGCCGAGCATCCGTGTGACGGCCCTCGCCGACCCGGGAATGCTCGACGGTGGCAGCAACGGCGGCGGGCCGCAGCCGCGCTTCGAGAAGGCGATGGCGATGGCCGCCGATGCCGGCGGTGGGTTCACCCTTCAGCCCCAGGCCATCGTGGTGGAGGCCGCGGTCGACGCGCGATTCACCGCGGAGTGA
- the ftsE gene encoding cell division ATP-binding protein FtsE, with the protein MIRFDEVTKVYRGTARPALNGVSLEILSGEFVFLVGASGSGKSTFLRLVLKEEKPTSGTIHALGQDLGHISSRKVPYFRRNLGVVFQDFRLLPNKTVFDNVAFSLQVIGKSAGFIHEAVPDALQTVGLDGKAQRYPHELSGGEQQRVAIARAVVNKPAILLADEPTGNLDPETSAGIMALLERINANGTTVIMATHDAGIVDRLQRRVIEVIGGRVVRDERGGGYKTQATPIIAQGFGAEGAS; encoded by the coding sequence GTGATTCGATTCGACGAGGTCACCAAGGTCTACCGCGGCACGGCGCGGCCCGCGCTCAACGGTGTCAGCCTCGAGATCCTGAGCGGCGAGTTCGTCTTCCTCGTCGGAGCCTCCGGTTCCGGCAAGTCGACCTTCCTGCGCCTGGTGCTCAAGGAGGAGAAGCCGACCAGCGGAACCATCCACGCGCTGGGGCAGGACCTCGGGCACATCTCCAGCCGCAAGGTGCCGTACTTTCGGCGCAACCTCGGGGTCGTGTTCCAGGACTTCCGGCTGCTGCCAAACAAGACCGTCTTCGACAACGTCGCATTCTCGCTGCAGGTCATCGGCAAGAGCGCCGGCTTCATCCACGAGGCCGTGCCCGACGCCCTGCAGACGGTCGGCCTCGACGGCAAGGCGCAGCGCTACCCGCACGAGCTCTCCGGCGGTGAGCAGCAGCGCGTCGCCATCGCGCGCGCCGTGGTCAACAAGCCCGCGATCCTGCTCGCCGACGAGCCCACCGGCAACCTCGACCCCGAGACGAGCGCTGGCATCATGGCTCTGCTCGAGCGCATCAACGCCAACGGCACGACGGTGATCATGGCGACTCACGACGCGGGCATCGTCGACCGCCTGCAGCGGCGCGTCATCGAGGTCATCGGCGGTCGGGTCGTGCGCGATGAGCGCGGCGGCGGCTACAAGACGCAGGCGACCCCGATCATCGCGCAGGGATTCGGGGCGGAAGGCGCATCGTGA
- a CDS encoding septum formation family protein yields the protein MPSDAPVRDDEGQIVEPNEQTDAFALEVGDCLDDATAEGAVTTVPTVPCAEPHDSEVYAAFTLNESAYPGERGLQGKAQVLCLPAFEEFVGEPYLDSRLDFAFYYPTEASWAAGDREVLCVAFDPEGPVSGSLRGVTD from the coding sequence GTGCCCTCCGACGCCCCCGTGCGCGATGACGAGGGGCAGATCGTCGAGCCGAACGAGCAGACCGACGCGTTCGCCCTCGAGGTGGGCGACTGCCTCGACGACGCCACTGCGGAGGGTGCCGTCACCACCGTGCCGACGGTGCCCTGCGCCGAGCCCCACGACAGCGAGGTGTACGCGGCCTTCACGCTGAACGAGTCGGCCTATCCCGGAGAGCGGGGGCTGCAGGGCAAGGCGCAGGTGCTCTGCCTGCCGGCGTTCGAGGAGTTCGTCGGCGAGCCCTACCTCGACTCGCGGCTCGACTTCGCCTTCTACTACCCCACCGAGGCGAGCTGGGCGGCGGGCGACCGCGAGGTGCTGTGCGTCGCCTTCGACCCCGAGGGGCCGGTCTCCGGCTCGCTGCGGGGCGTCACCGACTGA
- the prfB gene encoding peptide chain release factor 2 — protein sequence MIDLDFSERIAAARSTFADIRAVIDVERLEAEIATLNEQAAAPDLWDDTANAQKVTSALSHRQAELKRISELQQRLDDLDVLIEMAREADDADAAAEAASELDGIEATLAEMEVQTLLDGEYDARPAVVTIRAGAGGVDAADFAEMLLRMYLRWAEQHKYPTTVMDISYAEEAGIKSATFEVDAPHAFGTLSVEAGTHRLVRMSPFGAAGKRQTSFAAVEVIPLLEESAEIEIPEGDIRVDVFRSSGPGGQSVNTTDSAVRITHLPTGIVVSMQNEKSQIQNRAAAMRVLQSRLLIMQREEEAAKKKELAGTITASWGDQMRSYVLAPYQMVKDLRTEHEVNNPSAVFDGDLDGFIAAGIKWRKQKPTE from the coding sequence ATGATCGACCTCGACTTCTCTGAGCGCATCGCCGCCGCCCGCAGCACCTTCGCCGACATCCGCGCCGTCATCGACGTCGAGCGTCTGGAGGCGGAGATTGCGACGCTCAACGAGCAGGCGGCCGCGCCCGACCTGTGGGACGACACGGCGAACGCGCAGAAAGTGACGAGCGCGCTCAGCCACCGCCAGGCCGAGCTCAAGCGCATCAGCGAGCTGCAGCAGCGTCTCGACGACCTCGACGTGCTCATCGAGATGGCGCGCGAAGCCGACGATGCGGATGCCGCGGCCGAAGCCGCGAGCGAGCTCGACGGCATCGAGGCCACTCTCGCCGAGATGGAGGTGCAGACGCTGCTCGATGGCGAGTACGACGCGCGCCCCGCCGTCGTCACGATCCGCGCCGGTGCTGGAGGTGTCGACGCGGCCGACTTCGCCGAGATGCTGCTGCGCATGTACCTGCGCTGGGCCGAGCAGCACAAGTACCCGACGACGGTCATGGACATCTCCTACGCCGAGGAGGCCGGCATCAAGTCGGCGACCTTCGAGGTGGATGCTCCCCACGCGTTCGGCACCCTCAGCGTCGAGGCGGGCACCCACCGCCTGGTGCGCATGTCGCCCTTCGGTGCCGCGGGCAAGCGGCAGACGAGCTTCGCCGCCGTCGAGGTGATCCCGCTGCTGGAGGAGAGCGCCGAGATCGAGATCCCCGAGGGCGACATCCGGGTCGACGTCTTCCGCTCGTCGGGCCCCGGAGGCCAGTCGGTCAATACCACCGACTCGGCGGTGCGCATCACGCACCTGCCGACCGGCATCGTCGTCTCGATGCAGAACGAGAAGAGCCAGATCCAGAACCGCGCCGCCGCCATGCGCGTGCTGCAGTCGCGCCTGCTCATCATGCAGCGCGAAGAGGAGGCGGCGAAGAAGAAGGAGCTCGCGGGCACGATCACCGCCAGCTGGGGCGACCAGATGCGCTCGTACGTGCTCGCGCCGTACCAGATGGTGAAAGACCTGCGCACCGAGCACGAGGTCAACAACCCCTCGGCCGTGTTCGACGGCGACCTCGACGGCTTCATCGCCGCCGGCATCAAGTGGCGCAAGCAGAAGCCCACGGAATAG